The following proteins are encoded in a genomic region of Streptomyces collinus Tu 365:
- a CDS encoding potassium/proton antiporter, with product MYASPRVPRAGQGREPPLTVHHLNQLLLVCSLVLLVAVAAVRISSRSGLPSLLVYLGIGVLMGQDGIGHIHFNSAEVTQVMGYAALVVILAEGGLGTKWKEVRPVLSSASVLATAGVAVSVGVTAAGAHYLVGLDWRQALIIGAVVSSTDAAAVFSVLRRIPLPARVTGTLEAESGFNDAPVVILVVAFSQAGPVEHWYTLVGEIALELAIGATVGLAVGWIGSWALRRVALPASGLYPIAVMAIAVTAYADGALAHGSGFLAVYLASMMLGNAKLPHWPATRGFAEGLGWIAQIGMFVVLGLLVTPHELGDDILPALVIGLVLTMVARPLSVVFSLAPFRVPWQEQVLMSWAGLRGAVPIILATIPMVNGVAGSRRIFNLVFVLVVVYTLIQGPTLPWLARTLRLGEQGEASDLGIESAPLERLRGHLLSVSIPEGSRMNGVEVNELRLPPGAAVTLVVREGKSFVPLPTTVLRHADELLVVATDPVRDAAERRLRAVAHGGKLADWLGTSGAGSR from the coding sequence GTGTACGCGAGCCCGCGCGTGCCCCGCGCGGGCCAAGGAAGGGAACCGCCGCTGACTGTCCACCACCTCAACCAGCTCCTGCTCGTCTGCTCCCTCGTCCTGCTCGTCGCCGTCGCGGCGGTCCGGATCTCCTCCCGCAGCGGGCTCCCCAGCCTGCTCGTCTACCTGGGGATCGGCGTCCTCATGGGCCAGGACGGCATCGGGCACATCCACTTCAACAGCGCCGAAGTGACCCAGGTGATGGGATACGCGGCCCTGGTCGTGATCCTCGCCGAGGGCGGTCTGGGCACGAAGTGGAAGGAGGTCCGGCCGGTCCTGTCGTCCGCCTCGGTCCTGGCGACGGCGGGAGTCGCGGTCAGCGTCGGCGTCACGGCGGCCGGCGCCCACTACCTGGTCGGGCTGGACTGGCGGCAGGCCCTCATCATCGGGGCCGTGGTGTCGTCGACGGACGCGGCGGCGGTCTTCTCCGTGCTGCGGCGCATCCCGCTCCCCGCGCGCGTGACCGGCACCCTGGAGGCGGAGTCCGGCTTCAACGACGCCCCGGTCGTCATCCTGGTCGTCGCCTTCTCCCAGGCGGGCCCGGTCGAGCACTGGTACACCCTGGTCGGCGAGATTGCCCTGGAGCTGGCCATCGGAGCCACCGTCGGGCTCGCGGTGGGCTGGATCGGGTCCTGGGCACTGCGGCGCGTGGCGCTGCCCGCCTCGGGTCTGTACCCGATCGCCGTGATGGCCATCGCCGTCACCGCCTACGCCGACGGCGCCCTGGCGCACGGCAGCGGCTTCCTCGCCGTCTACCTGGCCTCGATGATGCTCGGCAACGCCAAGCTGCCGCACTGGCCCGCCACCCGCGGCTTCGCCGAGGGGCTCGGCTGGATCGCGCAGATCGGCATGTTCGTCGTGCTCGGCCTGCTGGTCACCCCGCACGAGCTGGGCGACGACATCCTGCCCGCGCTGGTCATCGGGCTGGTGCTGACCATGGTCGCGCGCCCGCTGAGCGTGGTCTTCAGCCTGGCCCCGTTCCGGGTGCCGTGGCAGGAGCAGGTCCTGATGTCGTGGGCGGGCCTGCGCGGCGCCGTCCCCATCATCCTGGCGACCATCCCCATGGTGAACGGCGTCGCGGGCAGCCGGCGCATCTTCAACCTCGTCTTCGTGCTGGTCGTCGTCTACACCCTCATCCAGGGCCCGACGCTGCCCTGGCTGGCCCGCACGCTGCGGCTCGGCGAGCAGGGCGAGGCGTCCGACCTGGGCATCGAGTCGGCGCCCCTGGAGCGGCTGCGCGGGCACCTGCTGTCCGTCTCCATCCCCGAGGGCTCCCGGATGAACGGCGTCGAGGTCAACGAGCTGCGGCTGCCGCCCGGAGCCGCCGTCACGCTGGTCGTGCGGGAGGGGAAGTCGTTCGTTCCGCTGCCCACGACGGTGCTGCGGCACGCCGACGAACTCCTCGTCGTGGCCACCGACCCGGTCCGCGACGCCGCGGAACGGCGGCTGCGCGCCGTCGCCCACGGCGGCAAGCTGGCCGACTGGCTCGGGACGAGCGGCGCGGGCTCACGCTGA